The Solea solea chromosome 19, fSolSol10.1, whole genome shotgun sequence genome has a window encoding:
- the grk5 gene encoding G protein-coupled receptor kinase 5 isoform X2 yields the protein MSLRDALDTFETKADEDRKDFGINIIQRFLTSQSSQCIPILLKHGESCIQSMEADPCVDVFHECSKDLHKHLSGEPFFQYQDSMFFDRFLQWKMLERQPISKKQFRQYRLLGKGGFGEVWACQVRATGMMYACKKLEKTHVKKRRGESMALNEKEILEGLDSRFVVNLAYAYETKHFLCMVLTMMSGGDLKFHIYNIGEPGLERARVCFYAAEVCCGILHLHQKSIVYRDLKPENILLDDNGHIRISDLGLAVRLSEGRLVRGRVGTLGYMAPEVISHDHYGMSADWWGLGCLIYEMTAGQPPLRARGEHPNTSEMERRIKKQQEEYNNKFSPDVKDLCSLLLTKDPKQRLGCHGSKGKDVQFHPFFKKINFRMLEAGLVNPPFKPDPRQVYCSDVQDIEEFSSVKGVTLDQMDNSFYSKFNTGSVPITWQNEMIETGCFRELNVFGPSGSRTPDLDWTQTPESPKRSLLDRFRRKHQNSDSSEESRQSLLPSESYIKSGLVSTTL from the exons GACACGTTTGAGACCAAGGCGGACGAGGACAGGAAAGACTTTGGCATCAACATCATTCAGAGATTCCTAACGAGTCAG TCCAGTCAGTGCATCCCTATCCTGCTGAAACATGGAGAAAGCTGTATTCAGAGTATGGAGGCGGATCCGTGTGTGGATGTCTTTCACGAATGCTCCAA AGACCTGCACAAACACCTGAGTGGAGAGCCCTTCTTCCAGTACCAGGACAGCATGTTCTTTGACCGTTTCCTGCAGTGGAAGATGTTGgagag gCAGCCCATCAGCAAGAAGCAATTCAGACAGTACAGACTACTGGGGAAAGGAGGCTTTGGAGAG GTGTGGGCGTGTCAGGTGCGGGCCACAGGAATGATGTACGCCTGcaagaaactggagaaaacccacgtgaAGAAGCGACGAGGAGAATCTATGGCTCTGAACGAGAAAGAGATATTGGAAGGGCTGGACAGTCGATTTGTG GTGAATCTGGCATATGCATATGAGACCAAGCACTTCCTCTGCATGGTTCTGACCATGATGAGCGGCGGGGACTtgaaatttcacatttataacATCGGCGAGCCGGGCCTGGAGAGAGCCAGAGTATGTTTCTATGCTGCAGAGGTCTGTTGTGGTATACTTCACCTCCACCAGAAGTCAATAGTATACAG AGATctgaaaccagaaaacattctaCTGGATGACAATG GACACATTCGCATCTCTGACCTGGGCCTGGCTGTGAGGCTGTCTGAGGGGAGACTGGTGCGAGGCAGGGTGGGCACACTGGGATATATGG CTCCAGAGGTGATCAGCCACGATCACTACGGCATGAGTGCAGACTGGTGGGGCCTTGGCTGTCTGATTTATGAAATGACTGCAGGACAGCCGCCGCTCAGGGCCCGAGGAGAGCATCCAAATACCTCGGAGATGGAGCGAAGGATAAAAAAGCAACAGGAAGAATATAATAACAAATTCAGCCCTGACGTAAAAGACCTCTGCTCTTTG CTGCTGACCAAGGATCCAAAGCAGAGGTTGGGCTGCCATGGTTCAAAGGGGAAAGATGTACAGTTTCATCCTTTCTTCAAAAAAATCAACTTCAGAATGCTGGAGGCGGGACTTGTCAATCCGCCCTTCAAACCTGAT CCCCGACAGGTGTATTGCAGTGATGTACAAGACATTGAAGAGTTTTCCTCAGTGAAAGGAGTCACTCTGGACCAAATGGACAACAGCTTCTACTCCAAGTTTAACACAGGCAGTGTCCCTATAACCTGGCAGAATGAG ATGATAGAGACAGGATGTTTCCGGGAGCTGAATGTTTTTGGTCCTTCTGGGTCTCGAACTCCAGATCTGGACTGGACACAGACCCCCGAGAGCCCCAAACGCAGTCTGCTGGACCGATTCCGCCGCAAACAT CAGAATTCAGACTCATCAGAGGAGAGCAGACAGAGCTTGTTGCCCAGTGAAAGCTACATTAAGTCAGGACTCGTCAGTACTACCCTCTGA